The genomic window TGCCCATCCTTGATTATTTAGTTATTACAAAAAATGAATTTAATTTATTTACTAAAAACACTATAAAAAGTAAAATTCGAGGATAACAAATAAAATTAAAGTTGCTAAATAGACATATTCATTACAACTATAGATAGAGTTAATAACTCTTTCTGCTGATAGATATTAAAATCTCAGATTCGTCATTTAATTCTAACGTAAGCATAAAAATAACTAACCTAAGAGAACTTTGCTAAATAAATATAGCAAGGGAGAAAGTAGATTATGTCATACATAAATCGAGTAGGTGACGATGTTGTTCAGCCTGAACCTGCGGTGGTGGCTGGTAGAGTAGGTGAGTATCATGACCGTGTGCGCTGGGGGCCAATAATTTCTGGCGTATTAGTTGCTTTAGCTACACAGTTAATTTTGAGTTCTTTCTTTGCAGCCATTGGAGCAGGAACAATTGCCGGCTCAGGTGCGCCTAGAACTATTACACCTGATGTTGCAGGTAATGTGGGGATTTGGTCAACCGTTGCTTTGTTAATTTCCCTATTTATCGGGGGTTGGGTGACAACTCGCGCTTGTGGCCCCATGAACCGTAATACAGCTCTCCTGAACGGCGCAATTCTCTGGGCGACTACTTTAGCACTGAGTTCCTGGCTATTAGCAACTGGGGTAACGGGTGCTTTTGGCGTTGCGGCTAGCAATGCTGGGGCGGTTATCAACCAAGTACAACAACCAGGAGGCGTTGCTATACCGCAAAACATACCTCAGTTAACCCCTGAACAAGCTCGTGATGTTGCTGCTTCTACTTCTAGGGCTTTATGGTGGTTTGTACTGGGTTCTTTGTTAGGTTTAGCTGCTGCTTTGATAGGTGCAACTGTTGGAGTTCGTAGCCCTCGAACCAACGGCTACCACAATAGTTGAACCAATTCGCAACGATGCTCCCGCCCCGCTACGCTAACGCAATGGACTAACGTCCCGCTCTGCTCTAAGAGGGTGTTTGAAAAGTCCCCTTTTATGTCATGCTGACGAAGGAATGTCATGCTGACGAAGGAAGCATCTCAGTATAACGGTGAAAACGCGGATTCTTCCTTCCGCAAAGCTCCACTCAGAATGACAAATGATACCTGACAAAACTTTTCAAACAGCCTCTAAGCGCAGCTATGCCGCAGGCTTTACGCAATTCGCTTTTTCCGTGTTGTGATGGGGATTTAGACCCCTACATTTTGTTCACAACTACAAACATACAAAAAAAATAAAAATTTCATACTCGTTACTGGTTTGAACCTGGTAGCGAGTTTTTCTTAGATCAAAACTAGTACAGGTTACTGCCAAATTTAAAATTATTTACCACTTCAAATAAGCAGTTTCTATTCCTTCCTCTCTGCGAATTTTACCGTCTTTTTCAAACCAATCAATTAATTGTTGTGTTGTTAAATCTTCAATAGCAACACCATACTCTTGAGCGATGTGTTTTAAAAGTTTCAGTGAGGAAATTGTTAATCTTGCCAGAAATTTTTCGGGTGAAGATAAAAGGGCTGCGTCTACTTTGGCTGATTCTTCTAAAGTGAGGAATTGAGTTGATGATTGTTGTGGGGGAAAATCCATAACTTGAAATTAAATGTATATCAAAAGTTAGTTTTGGGTAATATTAGCCCCTAATTGGTAAAATCCTTTACCAATTGGCTATGATTCATGACCTAAACTGAATATGACAAGCAATTTACCTATTTGATTTTTATTTGCGGGCTTGGACTAGATAGCCGCAACGATGTTCGCCGTTGATTAGCCAATGGGTACGCTCAACTGTACAGTCTGGGAGAATAGCCGCAAACATTTCTAGTTCATGTCCGCACACGCTGGGGAATGACTCAGCCACGTTAGAGATTGCACAATTATGTTCTATGAAGATAAACCGTTCCTCTTCTATTGAGTCAGGGGAATCTACAGGGTGATATTCCGCCATGAAACCTTCAGCTTTTCGCAGTTCGACTAAATTCGCTACCCGTTCTTGGAGTGAACCATTACCGACGCGATCGCAATATTCTTGGGCTTTGCGTTCCCACTGTTTCTGTAAAATGGACTTGAATTGCTCGTGTCCCATTGTTTCGGCTAAGGTGTCAAGCAGGGAAACGGCAAAATCACCGTGGCGATCGCTAGCTGATTTGTGCAGGCGATCGCGTCCTTGACGACTTAATTGATAAATGTGTTGTGGTCGCCCCATCCCAGCTTGTACAGTGGTTGAGTAGACAATTAACTCTTCCGCCTCCAAATCTTTGAGATGACGACGAATCGCTTGGGGGCTGACATCTAACATTTCTGCCAGATCAAAGGCCGTCGCCTGGGAGTGTTTTAGGAGATACTCTAGGATCTCTTGCTTAGTTGAGGACTGCTGAGTAGTCGCCATCTTTAGTCCAAAAAAATTTTTTGAGAAAATTTGACTTTGACAACATTGTTGTTGTTAATCTAGCGTACAATGTAAATACGTTAAACAACAACCATGTTGTTTTAGTCTATATTCTTATTGTAACAACCGTCTAACCACACGGTTAGACGAGATGGGAAGCGAGCCAACCCTAAGCCGTCTCCCATCCTTAAAGAGAACCACTACCTGAACATAAGAGACCACTAGCGATGAGTGCTACTGTCAAAACCTTAGTCAACCAACCCTACAAGTACGGCTTTGTCACTGATATAGAAGCCGACACGATTCCGCGTGGACTAAACGAGGATGTTGTCCGCATGATCTCCGCGAAGAAGAATGAACCGGAATTCATGCTGGAGTTTCGTCTCAGAGCTTACCGCCAGTGGCTAAAAATGACCGAGCCAACTTGGCCAAGCGTCACCTATCCACCTATCGACTATCAGAATATTATCTATTATTCTGCACCAAAAAAGCAGAAAGCAAAACTCAACAGCTTAGATGAAGTAGATCCTACCCTCTTAGAAACCTTCGAGAAGTTAGGCATTTCCTTATCTGAACAGAAACGTCTCGCCAACGTTGCGGTAGATGCGATTTTTGATAGTGTTTCCGTCGCCACCACCTTCAAGGAAAAACTCGCCGAAGATGGTGTAATCTTCTGCTCAATTTCCGAAGCACTGCAAGAACACCCAGAATTAATCAAAAAATATCTGGGTAGTGTTGTCCCCATTGCTGATAATTACTTCGCCGCCCTCAATGCGGCGGTTTTTAGTGATGGTTCTTTTGTCTATATTCCTAAAGGCGTAAAATGCCCGATGGAATTGTCTACCTACTTCCGCATCAACTCCGGTGACACGGGACAATTTGAACGGACTTTGATTGTGGCTGAAGAAGGTAGCTACGTTTCCTACTTGGAAGGTTGTACCGCGCCGATGTACGATAGCAACCAACTCCACGCGGCTGTAGTGGAACTCGTCGCCCTCGACAACGCCGAGATTAAATACTCCACCGTTCAAAACTGGTACGCCGGTGATGCTAACGGGAAAGGCGGGATTTATAACTTCGTCACCAAGCGCGGTTTGTGTCAAGGTGTGAACTCCAAAATTTCTTGGACACAAGTTGAAACTGGTTCAGCCATAACTTGGAAATATCCCAGCTGCGTATTAGTGGGTGATAACTCCGTTGGTGAATTCTACTCGGTGGCGTTGACAAACAATATGCAGCAAGCCGACACCGGGACAAAAATGATTCACATCGGTAAGAACACCCGCAGCACAATTATCTCTAAAGGAATCTCCGCAGGTAATTCTAGTAATAGTTACCGGGGTTTGGTGAAAATTAATCCCAAAGCTGACGGGGCGCGTAACTATTCTCAGTGTGACTCGATGTTAATTGGGGATAATGCCCACGCCAATACTTTCCCTTATATTCAAGTGCAGAATAATACTGGGAAGGTGGAACATGAAGCTTCTACTTCCAAAATTGGGGAAGATCAGCTATTTTACTTCGCTCAACGCGGCATTTCGCCGGAAGATGCAATTTCGATGATGATTAGCGGCTTCTGTAAAGATGTCTTTAATCAGCTACCAATGGAATTTGCGGTGGAAGCTGATAAATTATTGAGCCTGAAATTAGAAGGTAGCGTAGGTTAATGTCAAAAGTTTACCTCTGTGTCTTTGTGTCTCTGTGGTGAAAAAATAATTGAACCACAGAGACACAGAGACACAAAGAAAGAAGAGAAGAGAGAGAGAACATGATTGTTGAAAATAGTGCAGTTATTTTGTCGGTGAAGGATTTGACGGCTGAGGTTGATGGTACTCCGATTCTGAAGGGTGTGAATTTGGAAGTTCGGGCTGGTGAGGTTCACGCCATTATGGGGCCGAATGGTTCTGGGAAGAGTACCTTTTCTAAGGTTTTGTCGGGACATCCGGCTTATACTGTGACTGGCGGGGAGATAATTTTTCAAGGGCAAAATTTACTGGAACTAGAACCGGAGGAACGGGCTAGGGCTGGTGTGTTTTTGGCGTTCCAATATCCTTTGGAAATTCCCGGTGTGAGTAATTTGGATTTCTTGCGGGTGGCTTATAATTCTCGTCGCAAGGCTCAAGGTTTGGAAGAGTTAGATGCTTTCGATTTTGATGACTTGATTGAGGAAAGGTTGGATGTGGTGAAGATGAATCCCGCTTTCCTGAATCGTAGTCTGAATGAAGGGTTTTCTGGCGGGGAGAAAAAGCGCAATGAAATTTTGCAGATGGCTTTGCTAGAACCGAAGTTGGCAATTTTGGATGAGACGGATTCGGGCTTAGATATTGATGCGCTGAAAATTGTGGCTAATGGGGTAAATCAACTGACTAACCCGGAAAATGCCACGATTATGATTACTCACTATCAACGGTTACTCGACTATATTATCCCTGACTTTGTACACGTCATGGCACGGGGACAAATTATCACCAGTGGCGGTAAAGAATTAGCTCTGGAATTAGAATCTCGCGGTTATGACTGGCTGTTAGAAGAAACTGCGGTTGAGGTGGGTGTGTAATGTCTAGTAAAGTTTCTCCTAGTTCTATACCTAACTCGGAAGCTGTGAGTTTGACATCTACTCTGTTAGATAGAGATGCTGATTTGGTGGCTTTGTTAAATCAGGTGAGTGCGCCAGTTAGTACAGGGTGGTTACAGGAATTGCGCGAACGTGCAGCTAATTGGGTACGTCATGCAACTATTCCTACTACCCGTGAAGAAGAATGGCGGTTTACTGATTTGTCAGCCTTGCGTCAGGTAACATTCCATCATGTAGAGACTTTACCAGCAAAGTCTCCCGACATCGCGGCGTTAACATTACCGGAAGCGGGTAATAGTCGGTTAGTATTTGTCAATGGTGTTTTTGTGCCGGGTTTATCAGCAGTTGCAGAGTTACCGACTGGTATAGTTGTAGGTAATTTAGCTACTTTACCTGTAACCGAGCAAGAGCGTGTACAACAACATTTAGCCCAAGCTGAGGGAGCATTAGAAGTATTTACAGCCCTCAACACGGCGGGAATATCTGATGTAGCAGTCGTATTGGTGGCAAAAAACGTAGTCGTTGATACACCCATTCATCTGTTATTTATTTCGGTTGCAGGTGAAACTGCGACTATTTCCCAACCCCGATGTTTGGTGGTGGCGGAAAGTGGTTCACAGGTAAATCTAATTGAAGAGTTTGTCGCTAACCCCCAAGGGGAAGAGCAAGTTTACCTCACCAATGCAGTTACGGAAATTGCGATCGCAGACAATGCCCATGTGAGTCATATTAGAATTGAGCAAGAAAGTAAACAGGCTTTTCATATTGGGAAAACTGCCGTTACTCAAGCTCGTTACAGTCGCTATACTTGTCACGCCATCTCATTGGGTGGGAAAATATCACGGCATAACTTAGAGATTTTGCAAACTGGCGAACAAACCGAAACCACCCTCAACGGTTTGACAATGATTGCAGGCAACCAATTAGGAGATACTCACAGTGCGATCGCACTCAATCATCCCTATGGTACAAGCAAGCAATTACATAAATGTATTGTAGGCGATCGCGCTCACGCAGTCTTCAACGGTAAAGTCTTCGTACCCAAACCAGCCCAACTAACCGACGCAGCCCAATTAAACCGTAACTTGCTGCTATCATCAAAAGCCAGAGTTGACACCAAACCCCAACTAGAAATCACCGCCGACAACGTAAAATGCGCTCACGGTGCAACAGTCAGCCAGTTAGAAGATGATGAAATATTCTATCTCCAAAGCCGGGGTATTGATGCCAACGACGCGCGGAAGCTATTAGTTAACGCCTTCGCCACCGAAATCATCAACCAAATCCCAGTCTCATCATTGAGAGACAGAT from Nostoc sp. UHCC 0870 includes these protein-coding regions:
- the sufR gene encoding iron-sulfur cluster biosynthesis transcriptional regulator SufR, which gives rise to MATTQQSSTKQEILEYLLKHSQATAFDLAEMLDVSPQAIRRHLKDLEAEELIVYSTTVQAGMGRPQHIYQLSRQGRDRLHKSASDRHGDFAVSLLDTLAETMGHEQFKSILQKQWERKAQEYCDRVGNGSLQERVANLVELRKAEGFMAEYHPVDSPDSIEEERFIFIEHNCAISNVAESFPSVCGHELEMFAAILPDCTVERTHWLINGEHRCGYLVQARK
- the sufB gene encoding Fe-S cluster assembly protein SufB; translation: MSATVKTLVNQPYKYGFVTDIEADTIPRGLNEDVVRMISAKKNEPEFMLEFRLRAYRQWLKMTEPTWPSVTYPPIDYQNIIYYSAPKKQKAKLNSLDEVDPTLLETFEKLGISLSEQKRLANVAVDAIFDSVSVATTFKEKLAEDGVIFCSISEALQEHPELIKKYLGSVVPIADNYFAALNAAVFSDGSFVYIPKGVKCPMELSTYFRINSGDTGQFERTLIVAEEGSYVSYLEGCTAPMYDSNQLHAAVVELVALDNAEIKYSTVQNWYAGDANGKGGIYNFVTKRGLCQGVNSKISWTQVETGSAITWKYPSCVLVGDNSVGEFYSVALTNNMQQADTGTKMIHIGKNTRSTIISKGISAGNSSNSYRGLVKINPKADGARNYSQCDSMLIGDNAHANTFPYIQVQNNTGKVEHEASTSKIGEDQLFYFAQRGISPEDAISMMISGFCKDVFNQLPMEFAVEADKLLSLKLEGSVG
- the sufC gene encoding Fe-S cluster assembly ATPase SufC, coding for MIVENSAVILSVKDLTAEVDGTPILKGVNLEVRAGEVHAIMGPNGSGKSTFSKVLSGHPAYTVTGGEIIFQGQNLLELEPEERARAGVFLAFQYPLEIPGVSNLDFLRVAYNSRRKAQGLEELDAFDFDDLIEERLDVVKMNPAFLNRSLNEGFSGGEKKRNEILQMALLEPKLAILDETDSGLDIDALKIVANGVNQLTNPENATIMITHYQRLLDYIIPDFVHVMARGQIITSGGKELALELESRGYDWLLEETAVEVGV
- the sufD gene encoding Fe-S cluster assembly protein SufD, which translates into the protein MSSKVSPSSIPNSEAVSLTSTLLDRDADLVALLNQVSAPVSTGWLQELRERAANWVRHATIPTTREEEWRFTDLSALRQVTFHHVETLPAKSPDIAALTLPEAGNSRLVFVNGVFVPGLSAVAELPTGIVVGNLATLPVTEQERVQQHLAQAEGALEVFTALNTAGISDVAVVLVAKNVVVDTPIHLLFISVAGETATISQPRCLVVAESGSQVNLIEEFVANPQGEEQVYLTNAVTEIAIADNAHVSHIRIEQESKQAFHIGKTAVTQARYSRYTCHAISLGGKISRHNLEILQTGEQTETTLNGLTMIAGNQLGDTHSAIALNHPYGTSKQLHKCIVGDRAHAVFNGKVFVPKPAQLTDAAQLNRNLLLSSKARVDTKPQLEITADNVKCAHGATVSQLEDDEIFYLQSRGIDANDARKLLVNAFATEIINQIPVSSLRDRLLNTVTNFKSLTNN